A genomic segment from Eriocheir sinensis breed Jianghai 21 unplaced genomic scaffold, ASM2467909v1 Scaffold66, whole genome shotgun sequence encodes:
- the LOC126993727 gene encoding uncharacterized protein LOC126993727, translating to MTNYQVLEVMQTTTHVNPPITSNTNIPVITTDINATMIGFHPLTIAKHFKNVVVQESDDDKQLTYYDGHGLVSTHVDSIPDPYVNLTDTVSIDLAETLMLETPFTSSVLPIRNNEDGEDRVAVPRYITNMWTFINDDIHMLLQPPMFAYSDFNSFKDYKNYDFRQSPMDQLFINHQFDKDIIDVDSKTMTGGIITKALDDSGKTQSNLFTNATPFEMREQRERPKSQEREQRERPKSQEREQRERPKSQEREQRERPKSQEREQRERKQRERSSSTQEPKRKTQERDQERQKLEEQAQQERRKLEKQAQQERQKRQKLERQKLEEQEQQKLEEQAQQERQKRQELERQKLEEQAQQERQKRQELERQKLEEQERQKLEEQKRQKLEEQAQQKKKLEELEQQKKRDELEQQKKKLDELEQQKKRDELEQQKKRDELEQQKKRDELEQQKKRDELEQQKKPAIAFLCSIQQRRRWRKLEWL from the exons ATGACGAACTATCAAGTATTGGAAGTCATGCAAACAACTACCCATGTGAATCCTCCTATTACATCAAACACAAACATACCAGTCATTACAACCGACATCAATGCAACTATGATCGGTTTCCATCCATTGACTATAGCCAAACATTTCAAGAATGTCGTCGTccaggaaagtgatgatgataagcAACTAACGTACTACGATGGGCATGGTCTGGTCTCCACTCACGTTGACAGCATTCCCGATCCTTACGTCAATCTGACCGACACCGTCAGTATCGACCTGGCTGAAACCTTGATGTTAGAGACACCGTTCACCAGCAGTGTACTTCCAATTCGAAACAACGAAGACGGAGAGGATAGGGTTGCAGTTCCTAGATACATCACTAACATGTGGACTTTCATCAACGATGATATTCACATGCTCTTACAACCTCCGATGTTCGCTTACAGTGACTTTAATAGTTTTAAGGATTACAAGAACTATGATTTCAGACAGTCCCCAA TGGATCAGCTCTTCATCAATCATCAGTTTGATAAAGATATCATTGATGTCGACTCGAAAACCATGACCGGTGGTATAATCACCAAGGCGCTGGATGACAGTGGTAAAACCCAGTCCAACCTGTTTACCAATGCTACACCTTTTGAAAT gcgagagcaacgagagcgacccaagtcacaagagcgagagcaacgagagcgacccaagtcacaagagcgagagcaacgagagcgacccaagtcacaagagcgagagcaacgagagcgacccaagtcacaagagcgagagcaacgagagcgaaagCAACGAGAGCGATCATCATCGACACAAGAGCCAAAGCGAAAGACACAAGAGCGAGAtcaagagcgtcaaaagttagaagaacaagcacaacaagagcgTCGAAAGTTAGAgaaacaagcacaacaagagagacaaaaaagacaaaagctagagcgacaaaagttagaggaacaagagcaacaaaagttagaggaacaagcacaacaagagagacaaaagagacaagagttagagcgtcaaaagttagaggaacaagcacaacaagagagacaaaagagacaagagttagagcgtcaaaaattagaggaacaagagcgtcaaaagttagaggaacaaaagcgtcaaaagttagaggaacaagcacaacaaaaaaaaaagttagaggaactagagcaacaaaagaaacgagatgaactagagcaacaaaaaaaaaagttagatgaactagagcaacaaaagaaacgagatgaactagagcaacaaaagaaacgagatgaactagagcaacaaaagaaacgagatgaactagagcaacaaaagaaacgagatgaactagagcaacaaaagaaac CAGCCATCGCCTTCCTCTGCAGCATCCAGCAGCGGCGGCGTTGGCGGAAATTGGAGTGGTTGTAG